From a single Asticcacaulis sp. MM231 genomic region:
- the hutI gene encoding imidazolonepropionase, which translates to MQCDTVWTNCRLLVKAGQPVIDKGMIAAKDGRIVYAGPAADYAGETIELQGRLVTPGLIDPHTHLVFAGNRAHEFKLRLDGATYEDIARGGGGILSTVSATRAATEDDLITAALPRLDSLLASGVTTVEIKSGYGLTLEDELKMLRAAKALAHHRKVRVVTTLLGAHALPPEYTGRPDAYIDEVCKRMIPAVAHESLASAVDVFCEGIGFSPAQTERVFMAARAHGLAVKLHAEQLSNLHGAALAARYGALSADHLEHLDADGIAALRDAGTVATVLPGAYYFMRETIKPPIEALRAAGVPMAIATDCNPGTSPLTSILMAMNMAATLFRMTVDECLASVTIHAAKALGLSHEIGTLEAGKACDLAIWDCEQPADLVYFMGFSPLHARVFQGQTV; encoded by the coding sequence ATGCAATGCGATACGGTCTGGACGAATTGCCGCCTGCTGGTGAAAGCGGGCCAGCCGGTGATCGACAAGGGCATGATCGCCGCGAAAGACGGTCGCATCGTCTACGCCGGCCCAGCCGCTGATTACGCGGGCGAGACCATCGAGCTGCAAGGCCGGCTGGTTACCCCCGGCCTGATTGATCCCCACACCCACCTCGTTTTTGCCGGCAACCGTGCCCATGAATTCAAGCTGCGTCTTGATGGTGCGACCTATGAGGACATCGCCCGTGGCGGTGGCGGTATCCTTTCCACTGTCAGCGCGACGCGCGCCGCCACTGAAGATGATCTGATCACCGCCGCCCTGCCCCGCCTTGACTCCCTGCTGGCCAGCGGCGTCACTACGGTCGAGATCAAGTCAGGCTACGGCCTGACGCTCGAAGACGAACTGAAAATGCTGCGCGCCGCCAAGGCGCTGGCACATCATCGCAAGGTGCGGGTCGTGACCACCTTGCTCGGTGCCCACGCCCTGCCGCCCGAATATACGGGCCGACCTGACGCCTATATCGATGAGGTGTGCAAGCGCATGATCCCCGCCGTGGCCCACGAAAGTCTGGCCTCGGCGGTCGATGTTTTCTGCGAAGGCATCGGCTTTTCCCCCGCCCAGACCGAGCGCGTCTTTATGGCTGCGAGGGCGCATGGCCTGGCCGTCAAGCTACATGCCGAACAGTTGTCCAACCTGCATGGCGCAGCGCTGGCCGCGCGCTATGGCGCGCTGTCGGCCGATCATCTCGAACATCTCGACGCCGACGGCATTGCCGCCCTGCGCGACGCCGGCACGGTAGCTACCGTCCTGCCCGGCGCCTATTACTTCATGCGCGAAACCATCAAACCACCGATTGAAGCCCTGCGTGCGGCAGGCGTGCCCATGGCCATCGCCACCGACTGCAATCCCGGCACCTCGCCGCTGACCTCGATCCTGATGGCGATGAACATGGCCGCCACCCTCTTCCGCATGACGGTCGATGAATGCCTGGCCAGCGTAACGATCCACGCCGCCAAAGCGCTCGGCCTGTCGCACGAGATCGGCACGCTGGAGGCCGGCAAGGCGTGCGACCTCGCCATCTGGGACTGCGAACAGCCCGCAGATCTGGTTTATTTCATGGGCTTTTCGCCCCTCCATGCTCGTGTATTCCAAGGTCAAACCGTATGA
- the hutH gene encoding histidine ammonia-lyase, producing MILTPGNVPLSVWRDIYRGAAFKLDPACMPAVAESAVAVSRILSRGEPVYGINTGFGKLASTRIEDADLTTLQRNIILSHAAGVGAPSPQPVVRLMLALKLTSLAQGASGIKPETLELMQAMLDHDLMPVIPCQGSVGASGDLAPLAHMAACMIGVGEIEVYGARMPALRALKEAGLRPLTPGPKEGLALLNGTQFSTANALAGLFEAEVLLQTALVTGALSTEAAKGSDAPFDPRVHALRRHKGQIDTARTLRDLMSDSTIRASHLKGDERVQDPYCLRCQPQVMGAALDILRQAAVTLETEANGVSDNPLIFTDPDEALSGGNFHAEPVAFAADIIALAICEIGSIAERRIAMLVDPALSGLPAFLTPQPGLNSGFMIPQVTAAALVSENKQRAYPASVDSIPTSANQEDHVSMAAHGARRLMEMAENAFAVIGIELLAAAQGCDFLKPLTSSEALERVRALTRSAVPALDHDRHFHPDMALAIELVRSGAVIKAANIALPGVDQ from the coding sequence ATGATCCTCACCCCCGGCAACGTCCCTTTGTCCGTATGGCGCGATATCTACCGCGGCGCGGCCTTCAAGCTTGATCCGGCCTGTATGCCGGCGGTGGCCGAAAGTGCGGTGGCGGTTTCGCGCATTCTGTCACGAGGCGAGCCGGTCTACGGCATCAATACCGGCTTTGGCAAACTGGCGTCGACGCGCATAGAGGACGCCGATCTGACGACGCTTCAGCGCAACATCATCCTCAGCCATGCCGCCGGAGTTGGTGCCCCCTCGCCGCAGCCTGTGGTACGGCTGATGCTGGCGCTCAAGCTGACCTCGCTGGCGCAGGGCGCTTCCGGCATCAAACCGGAAACGCTGGAGCTGATGCAGGCCATGCTCGATCATGACCTGATGCCGGTCATTCCGTGCCAGGGCTCGGTCGGGGCATCCGGCGATCTGGCGCCTTTGGCGCATATGGCCGCCTGCATGATCGGCGTAGGCGAGATCGAGGTCTATGGCGCGCGGATGCCGGCCCTGCGGGCGCTGAAGGAAGCCGGCCTCCGCCCCCTCACGCCCGGCCCGAAAGAAGGGCTGGCCCTCCTCAACGGCACGCAATTCTCGACCGCCAATGCCCTGGCTGGCCTATTCGAGGCCGAGGTTTTGCTGCAAACCGCCCTGGTCACCGGCGCACTCTCGACCGAAGCCGCCAAGGGCTCGGATGCGCCGTTCGATCCGCGCGTCCATGCCCTACGCCGCCACAAAGGCCAGATCGATACCGCCCGCACCCTGCGGGACTTGATGAGCGATTCCACTATCCGCGCCTCGCACCTGAAAGGCGACGAGCGCGTGCAGGACCCTTATTGTCTGCGTTGTCAGCCACAGGTGATGGGCGCCGCGCTCGATATTCTGCGACAGGCGGCGGTGACACTGGAGACCGAGGCCAATGGCGTTTCCGATAATCCGCTAATCTTTACTGATCCTGATGAGGCGTTGTCCGGTGGAAATTTCCACGCCGAGCCGGTGGCCTTCGCAGCCGATATCATTGCCCTGGCCATCTGTGAAATCGGCTCAATCGCCGAGCGCCGCATCGCTATGCTGGTTGATCCGGCGCTATCGGGCCTGCCGGCGTTTCTGACACCGCAACCGGGTCTCAATTCCGGCTTCATGATCCCGCAGGTGACGGCGGCCGCCCTGGTGTCGGAAAACAAGCAGCGCGCCTATCCCGCCAGCGTCGATTCCATCCCCACGAGCGCCAATCAGGAAGACCACGTCTCTATGGCCGCCCACGGTGCGCGCCGCCTGATGGAGATGGCCGAGAACGCCTTCGCCGTGATCGGGATTGAACTGCTGGCGGCGGCGCAAGGCTGCGATTTTCTCAAGCCCCTGACCTCATCGGAGGCTTTGGAGCGCGTCCGCGCGCTCACCCGTTCGGCCGTGCCCGCCCTCGATCACGATCGCCACTTCCATCCGGACATGGCTCTGGCGATCGAGCTGGTGCGGTCCGGCGCAGTTATAAAAGCAGCGAATATTGCCTTGCCCGGAGTAGATCAATGA
- a CDS encoding DUF2844 domain-containing protein, producing the protein MTSWQAGIALSLLIALVSAPAHATLGGKASTIENDRIRMVGRKSAQMVQGEVTSHEVTLENGTVTRQLTRADGTVFAVSWQGPVRPNLNQLFGTSYFQRFQSDNAPAGRIRMRRALASTHSDFVVRTGGHAGAFWGFAFLPKAAPAGFSAQSLQAGAQ; encoded by the coding sequence ATGACATCCTGGCAAGCCGGTATCGCGCTTAGTCTGCTGATCGCTTTGGTGAGCGCGCCCGCGCACGCCACGCTCGGCGGCAAGGCGTCCACCATCGAAAACGATCGTATCCGCATGGTGGGACGCAAGAGCGCTCAGATGGTCCAGGGTGAGGTCACCAGCCACGAAGTCACGCTGGAAAACGGCACGGTGACGCGCCAGTTGACGCGCGCCGATGGCACGGTTTTCGCCGTAAGCTGGCAAGGGCCGGTGCGCCCCAATCTCAACCAGCTATTCGGCACGAGCTATTTCCAGCGTTTTCAGAGTGATAACGCGCCGGCCGGTCGTATCCGGATGCGGCGCGCCCTGGCCTCGACCCATAGCGATTTTGTCGTGCGTACCGGCGGCCATGCCGGCGCCTTCTGGGGTTTTGCCTTCCTGCCCAAGGCCGCGCCTGCCGGTTTCTCAGCCCAGAGCCTTCAGGCAGGTGCCCAATGA
- a CDS encoding formimidoylglutamate deiminase, whose translation MSSLWFEKALLKQGWQSGVLLTISNGRIASIEIDAAPQGERHVIGIPGMPNLHSHAFQRVIAGLTERRSGEQARKPDSFWSWREQMYKFQAQIGPDELQIIASLAYMEMLEAGFTRVGEFHYLHHAPDGQPFTDPAEMAGRIAMAASQTGIGLTLLPVFYAHAGFGGQAPNAGQARFIHDLEGFQRLLETSRKQVAALDDALVGIAPHSLRAVTPEELTALIPMAEGAPIHIHIAEQAREVEDCLAMTGQRPVEWLFDHATVDAQWCLVHATHMTSEETTRLATSGAIAGLCPITEANLGDGIFPARDYLQQGGQFGIGSDSNVLISAAEELRLLEYGQRLIYRERNVLDHLYVRALDGAQALGVESGLVIGLPADLVSLDCDLDSFVFASARSPIDCVWRFGRKQVAGGRHIRRDAILADYRRLMQRLSA comes from the coding sequence ATGTCGTCACTTTGGTTTGAAAAAGCGCTGCTGAAACAGGGCTGGCAGTCTGGTGTGTTGCTGACCATCAGCAATGGCCGCATCGCCAGCATAGAAATCGACGCGGCACCTCAAGGAGAGCGCCATGTGATCGGCATCCCCGGCATGCCCAATCTGCACAGTCACGCCTTCCAGCGCGTTATCGCCGGCCTGACAGAGCGGCGCTCTGGTGAGCAGGCCCGGAAACCAGATAGCTTCTGGTCATGGCGTGAGCAGATGTACAAATTCCAGGCGCAAATCGGCCCGGACGAACTGCAGATCATCGCCAGCCTGGCCTATATGGAAATGCTGGAGGCCGGTTTTACCCGTGTTGGTGAATTCCACTATCTGCATCATGCACCGGATGGTCAGCCATTTACTGATCCGGCGGAAATGGCCGGACGGATCGCTATGGCGGCTTCGCAAACCGGCATTGGCCTGACGCTTCTGCCGGTCTTCTACGCCCATGCTGGCTTTGGCGGACAGGCGCCCAATGCCGGTCAGGCGCGCTTTATCCATGATCTCGAGGGCTTTCAGCGCCTGTTGGAAACCAGCCGCAAACAGGTCGCCGCGCTCGATGACGCCCTTGTCGGAATCGCCCCGCATTCCCTGCGCGCGGTCACGCCGGAAGAACTGACGGCCCTGATCCCCATGGCCGAAGGCGCGCCGATCCATATCCATATCGCCGAGCAGGCGCGTGAGGTCGAAGACTGTTTGGCCATGACCGGCCAGCGTCCGGTCGAATGGTTGTTCGATCATGCAACGGTCGATGCGCAATGGTGTCTGGTTCATGCCACGCACATGACGTCTGAAGAGACGACGCGATTGGCGACATCGGGCGCCATCGCCGGCCTGTGCCCGATCACCGAGGCCAATCTCGGTGACGGTATCTTTCCGGCGCGGGACTATCTCCAACAGGGCGGGCAATTCGGTATCGGCTCGGATTCCAACGTCCTGATCAGCGCCGCCGAGGAACTTCGCCTGCTCGAATACGGCCAGCGCCTGATCTATCGTGAACGCAATGTGCTCGATCATCTGTATGTCCGTGCACTCGATGGCGCCCAGGCGCTGGGTGTTGAGAGCGGTCTCGTCATAGGCCTGCCCGCCGATCTGGTTAGTCTGGATTGCGATCTTGATTCCTTTGTCTTCGCCTCGGCGCGCTCACCGATCGATTGCGTCTGGCGCTTTGGCCGCAAGCAGGTCGCGGGCGGCCGCCATATCCGGCGCGACGCCATACTTGCTGATTACCGCAGGCTCATGCAAAGGCTGTCCGCATGA
- the hutC gene encoding histidine utilization repressor, translating to MTQILPLHQQIRNDIEAQIRSGALKPGQRIPFEHELMAQYGVSRMTVNKALTPLDEAGLIERRKRAGTFVRLPRLDSTVLDIPDIQIEIETRGEAYHFEVLSYAIRPASSDDERELAGEGGRVLKIEGLHFASDKPLALERRLINLSVVPQAEDVDFSRQSPGHWLLGAVPWTHVENQISATAAEAQTARHLRLDAGAACLVVDRRTWRDRDRVTTVRQIFDGASYRLIAQFDHG from the coding sequence ATGACCCAAATCCTGCCGCTGCATCAGCAGATCCGTAACGACATCGAAGCGCAGATCCGCTCCGGGGCCCTGAAGCCCGGTCAGCGTATCCCCTTTGAGCACGAGTTGATGGCGCAATATGGCGTGTCGCGCATGACGGTCAACAAGGCCCTGACTCCGCTCGATGAGGCCGGTCTGATCGAACGCCGCAAACGCGCCGGCACCTTTGTGCGGTTGCCGCGCCTCGATTCCACCGTGCTCGATATCCCTGATATCCAGATCGAGATCGAGACGCGCGGCGAAGCCTATCATTTCGAAGTCCTGTCCTATGCCATCCGCCCCGCGTCCAGCGACGACGAGCGCGAACTGGCCGGTGAAGGCGGACGGGTGTTGAAAATCGAGGGCCTGCATTTCGCCTCCGACAAGCCGCTGGCGCTGGAACGCCGCCTGATCAATCTGTCGGTGGTGCCGCAGGCCGAAGACGTTGATTTCAGCCGCCAGTCACCCGGCCACTGGCTGCTCGGCGCCGTGCCCTGGACACACGTCGAGAACCAGATCAGCGCCACCGCCGCGGAGGCGCAGACCGCCCGCCATCTGCGCCTTGATGCCGGCGCCGCCTGTCTGGTGGTCGATCGCCGCACCTGGCGCGACAGGGACCGCGTCACCACGGTGCGCCAGATCTTCGACGGGGCGTCTTATCGTCTGATCGCGCAATTCGATCACGGTTAA
- the hutU gene encoding urocanate hydratase has product MTRLDNARVIRPATGTTLSAKSWLTEAPLRMLMNNLHPDVAERPEELVVYGGIGRAARDWESYDKIVETLKRLENNQTLLIQSGKPVGVFETHENAPRVLLANSNLVPAFATWDHFNELDRKGLMMYGQMTAGSWIYIGTQGIVQGTYETFVEMGRQHYKGDLKGKWLLTAGLGGMGGAQPLAAVMAGASCLAIECQASRIEMRLRTGYLDYQAKDIDDALAMIQNATKPISVGLLGNAADILPELYSRGVRPDLLTDQTSAHDPINGYLPSGWTVEHWLDMRERDPQSVAKAAKASMAQHVRAMLDFQKAGVPTVDYGNNIRQVAFDESVTNAFDFPGFVPAYIRPLFCRGIGPFRWVALSGDPEDIYKTDAKVKELLPDNKHLHNWLDMARERIKFQGLPARICWVGLGDRHRLGLAFNEMVRTGELKAPVVIGRDHLDSGSVASPNRETEAMRDGSDAVSDWPLLNALLNTASGATWVSLHHGGGVGMGYSQHSGMVIVADGTDDAAKRLGRVLWNDPATGVMRHADAGYDIALDCAREKGLDLPGILPGIL; this is encoded by the coding sequence ATGACCCGTCTCGATAATGCCCGCGTGATCAGGCCGGCCACCGGCACCACCCTTTCCGCCAAGTCCTGGCTGACCGAAGCGCCCCTGCGCATGCTGATGAACAATCTGCATCCCGATGTTGCGGAACGGCCAGAGGAACTGGTCGTCTACGGTGGCATCGGCCGTGCGGCGCGCGACTGGGAAAGCTATGACAAGATCGTCGAGACCCTGAAGCGGCTGGAAAACAACCAGACCCTGCTGATCCAGTCGGGCAAGCCGGTCGGCGTCTTCGAAACGCATGAGAATGCGCCGCGCGTCCTGCTGGCCAATTCCAATCTCGTGCCGGCCTTCGCCACCTGGGACCACTTCAACGAACTCGATCGCAAGGGCCTAATGATGTACGGCCAGATGACTGCCGGTTCGTGGATCTATATCGGCACGCAGGGTATCGTTCAGGGCACTTATGAAACCTTCGTCGAGATGGGGCGCCAGCACTATAAGGGCGACCTCAAGGGCAAGTGGCTGCTGACCGCCGGCCTTGGCGGCATGGGCGGCGCGCAGCCACTGGCGGCCGTGATGGCCGGTGCCTCGTGCCTCGCCATCGAATGTCAGGCGTCGCGGATTGAGATGCGCCTACGCACCGGCTATCTCGACTATCAGGCCAAGGATATCGATGACGCCCTGGCCATGATCCAGAATGCCACCAAACCGATTTCGGTCGGGCTGCTCGGCAATGCCGCCGATATCCTGCCGGAGCTTTATTCCCGTGGCGTGCGCCCCGACCTGCTCACCGACCAGACCTCGGCGCACGATCCGATCAACGGCTACCTGCCCTCCGGCTGGACGGTTGAGCACTGGCTCGACATGCGCGAACGCGATCCGCAAAGCGTCGCCAAAGCGGCCAAGGCGTCGATGGCCCAGCACGTCCGTGCCATGCTTGATTTCCAGAAGGCCGGTGTGCCCACGGTCGATTACGGCAACAATATCCGTCAGGTGGCTTTCGATGAGAGCGTGACAAACGCCTTTGATTTCCCCGGTTTCGTGCCGGCCTATATCCGTCCGCTGTTCTGCCGCGGCATAGGTCCCTTCCGCTGGGTAGCGCTCTCCGGCGATCCGGAAGACATCTACAAGACCGATGCCAAGGTCAAGGAACTGCTGCCCGACAATAAACACCTGCACAACTGGCTCGACATGGCCCGCGAACGTATCAAGTTTCAGGGCCTGCCGGCGCGCATCTGCTGGGTCGGCCTAGGTGACCGTCATCGCCTGGGTCTGGCTTTCAATGAGATGGTGCGCACGGGTGAGCTTAAGGCGCCGGTCGTCATCGGCCGCGATCACCTCGACAGCGGTTCCGTCGCCTCGCCCAACCGCGAGACCGAGGCCATGCGCGATGGCTCGGACGCCGTCTCCGACTGGCCGTTGCTCAACGCCCTGCTCAATACGGCGTCGGGCGCGACGTGGGTCTCGCTTCATCACGGTGGCGGGGTCGGCATGGGCTATTCGCAACATTCCGGCATGGTGATCGTGGCCGATGGTACCGATGATGCCGCCAAACGCCTTGGCCGCGTGCTGTGGAACGACCCGGCCACCGGCGTTATGCGTCATGCCGATGCGGGCTATGATATCGCCCTTGATTGTGCCCGCGAGAAGGGCCTCGATTTGCCTGGCATTTTGCCGGGTATCCTGTGA
- a CDS encoding alpha/beta hydrolase, which produces MPAYQDVFYDSHDLRVKLYARDYHRSGGGEIMPVICMHGLSRNSADFEVIAAHLSERYRVIVPDQRGRGKSGWDAEPANYSPALYVQDVFKLMGELGIARAALIGTSMGGIMAMIMGMIAPQAVIGMVINDVGPELDVTGLARIKSYVGKSPPINTWADATARARQTNAAAFPDYDDADWLAFAKRTYHEVEGVPVSSYDPAISGAFDPDGPVVAPPDMWGIWDTLKGIPVLGVRGELSDLLSEATFGQMLERHSAMGAVTVARVGHAPMLDEQEAMTAIDAFLADLETRV; this is translated from the coding sequence ATGCCAGCCTATCAAGATGTCTTTTACGATAGCCATGATCTGCGCGTGAAGCTCTATGCCCGGGACTATCATCGTTCCGGGGGCGGCGAGATCATGCCGGTCATCTGCATGCACGGGCTTAGCCGCAATTCGGCTGATTTCGAGGTCATCGCGGCGCATCTGTCCGAGCGCTATCGCGTCATCGTGCCGGACCAGCGCGGTCGCGGCAAGTCAGGCTGGGATGCCGAGCCGGCCAACTATTCTCCGGCGCTCTATGTGCAGGATGTGTTCAAGCTGATGGGAGAGCTTGGCATCGCGCGCGCAGCCTTGATCGGCACGTCGATGGGCGGCATCATGGCGATGATCATGGGCATGATCGCGCCACAGGCCGTCATCGGCATGGTGATCAACGATGTCGGGCCGGAACTGGACGTGACGGGCCTGGCAAGGATCAAGTCCTATGTCGGCAAGAGCCCGCCGATCAACACCTGGGCCGATGCGACGGCGCGCGCGCGCCAGACCAATGCCGCAGCTTTTCCGGACTATGACGACGCCGACTGGCTGGCCTTCGCGAAACGCACCTATCATGAGGTCGAAGGTGTGCCGGTGTCGTCCTACGATCCGGCGATTTCCGGCGCCTTCGATCCGGATGGGCCGGTTGTGGCGCCGCCCGATATGTGGGGCATATGGGATACGCTTAAAGGCATCCCCGTACTGGGGGTGCGCGGCGAGCTTTCCGACCTGTTATCCGAGGCGACCTTTGGCCAGATGCTGGAGCGCCATTCCGCTATGGGCGCCGTGACAGTGGCGCGCGTCGGCCATGCGCCGATGCTCGACGAACAAGAGGCGATGACGGCGATTGATGCGTTTCTGGCTGATCTGGAAACGCGCGTCTGA
- a CDS encoding DUF3443 domain-containing protein, whose amino-acid sequence MKPHILLTGLLLLLAACGGGGGGGGSGSTSSGGGSSSSSSNSSSTAALSNFTTISVDSGPPQAGGNVNIGFVTVTICAPGTSTCQTIDHVIMDTGSVGLRIENEALTPAMRTALPHTQVAGKGAAECYQYVDGYVFGSIRTADFTIGGETVAAMPLMVIGDGGDYANVPTDCSSGGGNSHDTIADFGANGIIGISSGITDCGSYCSSTTNNGYYYTCVSATCTPSTLATASQVPNPVARMAVNNNGTIVDLPAVAGLGAPSLTGTLYFGIGTQTNNTLGNRTILTLSNSFLLTATYKGVALTQSFIDSGTNFYGFSDSAIPSCTGNLAGFYCPATSLGLTASLTGQNGVAANVPFTIDNTSQLVQSPNYVLPGLGGDPTGFDNLEPYSNSFDFGLPFFYGRRVYTAISGRNAGGTLGPYIAF is encoded by the coding sequence ATGAAGCCGCATATTCTTCTGACGGGTCTTCTGCTTCTTCTTGCCGCCTGTGGTGGCGGTGGTGGCGGCGGGGGTAGCGGCAGCACGTCCTCTGGCGGCGGTTCCTCGTCCTCATCGTCCAACTCCAGCAGCACGGCGGCGTTGAGTAATTTTACCACCATCTCGGTGGATTCCGGCCCGCCTCAGGCAGGGGGGAACGTCAATATCGGCTTTGTTACGGTCACGATCTGCGCGCCGGGCACGAGCACGTGCCAGACCATCGATCACGTCATCATGGACACCGGCTCTGTTGGCCTGCGTATCGAAAATGAAGCCCTGACGCCGGCTATGCGCACCGCCTTGCCGCATACGCAGGTGGCCGGCAAGGGGGCCGCGGAATGTTACCAGTACGTCGATGGCTATGTCTTCGGCTCGATCCGTACGGCCGATTTCACCATCGGCGGCGAGACTGTCGCGGCCATGCCCCTGATGGTCATCGGTGATGGTGGAGATTACGCCAATGTGCCGACCGACTGCTCCTCCGGCGGCGGCAACAGCCACGACACCATCGCCGATTTCGGCGCCAACGGCATTATCGGCATCAGCAGCGGTATCACCGATTGCGGCAGTTATTGCTCGAGCACCACCAATAACGGTTATTACTACACCTGTGTCTCGGCCACCTGTACGCCCTCGACCCTTGCGACGGCTTCGCAGGTGCCCAATCCGGTTGCGCGCATGGCGGTCAACAACAACGGCACGATCGTTGATCTGCCGGCGGTGGCCGGCCTTGGCGCGCCCAGCCTGACCGGAACGCTTTACTTTGGCATAGGCACCCAGACCAACAACACGCTCGGCAACCGCACAATCCTGACGCTCAGCAACAGCTTTCTGTTGACCGCCACCTACAAGGGCGTGGCCCTGACGCAGAGCTTTATCGACAGCGGCACCAACTTCTACGGCTTCTCCGACAGCGCCATTCCATCCTGCACCGGCAATCTGGCGGGCTTCTACTGTCCGGCTACCTCGCTTGGCCTGACCGCCAGCCTGACCGGGCAGAACGGCGTTGCGGCCAATGTCCCGTTCACCATCGACAACACGTCTCAGCTTGTCCAGTCGCCAAACTACGTCCTGCCGGGATTGGGCGGTGATCCCACCGGGTTCGATAATCTGGAGCCTTACAGCAACAGCTTCGATTTCGGCCTGCCGTTCTTCTATGGGCGGCGCGTCTATACGGCGATTTCCGGCCGCAATGCCGGCGGTACGCTTGGTCCTTACATCGCATTTTAA
- a CDS encoding M20/M25/M40 family metallo-hydrolase, translating to MHLKHSLLAFTAVLAISAPAFAADTSGDGEPAFRATYKELIETNTTLSAGNCTLAAERMAARLKAAGYPDADLRVFSVPEHPKEGGLVAILHGKGSKKKPILLLAHIDVVEANRADWTRDPFTLVEEDGYFYARGAQDDKAMAAIFTDLLIRYRQEGYTPKRDIKMALTCGEETSGAFNGAEYLAQNHKDWIDAGFAINEGGSGELDENGKRVTFGVQAAEKVYQDFQIETTNPGGHSSQPVAANAIYDMARDLTKLSALEFPVEFNDTTRAYFTRMAAIKGGDIGAAMLALVKNPTDAKANAIVSADKKWHSMLRTTCVATMINGGHATNALPQRTTTNINCRILPGTPIETVRATLDQAIGDPNNHVTIVEPRSPATPVPALSPEIMAAVESVSAKIYPGTPILPIMSTGATDGIYMTAGGIPTYGISGIFVDKDGSRAHGLNERIRVQSLMDGRRFHYQFVKTLADQ from the coding sequence ATGCACCTGAAACACAGCCTGCTGGCTTTTACCGCTGTTCTTGCCATCTCTGCCCCCGCCTTTGCGGCCGACACATCGGGTGACGGCGAACCGGCCTTCCGCGCCACCTACAAGGAACTGATCGAGACCAATACCACGCTTTCCGCCGGTAACTGCACCCTGGCCGCCGAGCGCATGGCGGCACGGCTGAAAGCCGCCGGCTATCCCGATGCCGATCTGCGCGTCTTTTCGGTGCCTGAGCACCCGAAGGAAGGCGGCCTTGTCGCCATTCTGCACGGCAAGGGCTCGAAAAAAAAGCCAATCTTGCTGCTGGCTCATATTGACGTGGTGGAGGCCAACCGCGCCGACTGGACGCGCGATCCCTTTACGCTCGTGGAAGAGGACGGCTATTTCTACGCCCGCGGCGCGCAGGACGACAAGGCGATGGCCGCCATCTTCACTGATCTGCTGATCCGTTACCGTCAGGAAGGCTATACGCCGAAGCGCGACATCAAGATGGCGCTGACCTGCGGCGAGGAAACCTCAGGCGCTTTCAATGGCGCAGAATATCTGGCGCAGAACCACAAGGACTGGATCGACGCTGGCTTTGCCATCAATGAAGGTGGTTCCGGCGAACTGGATGAAAACGGCAAACGGGTCACGTTTGGCGTTCAGGCGGCAGAAAAGGTCTATCAGGACTTCCAGATCGAGACGACCAATCCCGGCGGCCATTCCTCGCAGCCGGTAGCGGCCAACGCCATCTACGACATGGCTAGAGACCTGACGAAGCTGAGCGCGCTGGAATTCCCGGTCGAATTCAACGACACCACCCGCGCCTATTTCACCCGCATGGCGGCCATCAAGGGCGGCGATATCGGCGCGGCCATGCTGGCCCTTGTGAAGAACCCGACCGACGCCAAGGCCAACGCCATCGTTTCGGCTGACAAAAAGTGGCATTCGATGCTGCGCACCACCTGCGTGGCGACCATGATCAACGGTGGACATGCCACCAATGCCCTGCCGCAGAGAACCACGACCAATATCAACTGCCGCATCTTGCCGGGCACGCCGATCGAGACCGTGCGCGCCACGCTCGATCAGGCCATTGGCGATCCGAACAACCACGTCACCATCGTAGAACCGCGCAGTCCGGCCACGCCGGTGCCGGCGCTGAGCCCTGAGATCATGGCGGCGGTCGAGAGCGTGTCAGCGAAGATCTATCCGGGTACGCCGATCCTGCCGATCATGTCGACCGGGGCGACCGACGGCATCTATATGACTGCCGGCGGTATCCCGACCTACGGCATTTCCGGCATCTTCGTCGATAAGGACGGCAGCCGCGCCCATGGGCTGAACGAGCGCATCCGTGTCCAGTCGCTGATGGACGGCCGCCGGTTCCACTATCAGTTCGTCAAAACGCTGGCGGATCAATAA